A genomic region of Castor canadensis chromosome 16, mCasCan1.hap1v2, whole genome shotgun sequence contains the following coding sequences:
- the Emp3 gene encoding epithelial membrane protein 3 — MSLLLLVVSALHILILILLFVATLDKSWWTLPGQESLNLWYDCTWNNDTKTWACSNVSENGWLKAVQVLMVLSLILCCLSFILFMFQLYTMRRGGLFYATGLCQLCTSVTVFSGALIYAIHAEEILDKHPRGGSFGYCFALAWVAFPLALVSGIIYIHLRKRE; from the exons ATGTCGCTCCTCCTGCTGGTAGTGTCTGCCCTTcacatcctcatcctcatcctgcTTTTTGTGGCCACTTTGGACAAG TCCTGGTGGACCCTCCCCGGGCAGGAGTCCCTGAATCTCTGGTACGACTGCACATGGAACAACGACACCAAAACGTGGGCCTGCAGTAACGTCAGCGAGAATG GCTGGCTGAAGGCGGTGCAGGTCCTCATGGTACTTTCTCTCATCCTCTGCTGTCTGTCCTTCATCCTCTTCATGTTTCAGCTGTACACCATGCGACGAGGAGGGCTCTTCTATGCCACCGGCCTCTGCCAGCTTTGTACCA GCGTGACAGTGTTTTCGGGTGCCCTGATCTATGCCATTCACGCCGAGGAGATCCTGGACAAGCACCCGCGCGGAGGCAGCTTCGGCTACTGCTTCGCCCTGGCTTGGGTGGCCTTCCCCCTCGCCCTGGTCAGCGGCATCATCTACATCCACTTGCGGAAGCGGGAGTGA
- the Tmem143 gene encoding transmembrane protein 143 isoform X1, whose translation MLHVTRGVWGFRVRVWSLLPALLGTPRALSSLADKMGAYRKMWNPTEPRDWAQQYRERFIPFSKEQLLRLLIQEFHSSPAEKAALEQFSAHVDFCTLFHYHHILAHLQALYDPINPDRETLDQPSLTDPQRLSNEQEVLRALEPLLAQANFSPLSEDALAYALVVHHPQDEVQVTINLDQYIYMQFWALGQRVGQMPRMSSVGSKRGFFTKLPPTERRYFKRVVLAARTKRGHLVLKSFKDTPLEGLEQLLPELKVRTPTLQRALLNLTLVVSGVVFFVNVGMVVLSDLKMATSLLLLLFAAFMGLRASKMFGQRRSVQALELAHMLYFRSTSNNSELLSALALRAQDEHAKEALLARSFLARRPGGAHGPPEETSRWLQSEVESWLLAQSGCDVAFNGTRALAHLQALTPSIGLYPPPDFPKLDPLTPGTSETPRAAPSSSHP comes from the exons ATGTTACACGTGACCCGGGGGGTCTGGGGGTTCAGGGTCCGAGTATGGTCCCTACTGCCCGCGCTCCTTGGGACCCCCCGGGCGCTGTCATCCCTGGCGGACAAGATGGGGGCGTACCGCAAGATGTGGAACCCCACAGAGCCCCGCGACTGGGCCCAGCAATACCGCGAGCGCTTCATTCCGTTTTCCAAGGAGCAGCTGCTCCGACTCCTGATTCAG GAATTCCACTCCAGCCCAGCAGAGAAAGCAGCCTTGGAACAGTTCTCAGCCCACGTGGACTTCTGCACCCTGTTCCACTACCACCACATCCTGGCCCACCTGCAG GCCTTGTATGACCCTATCAACCCCGACAGGGAGACCCTGGACCAGCCATCCCTCACGGACCCCCAGCGACTGTCCAATGAGCAGGAGGTGCTCCGGGCTCTGGAGCCTCTGCTGGCTCAGGCCAACTTCTCCCCACTGTCTGAGGACGCCCTGGCCTATGCACTGGTGGTCCACCACCCTCAGGACGAGGTCCAG GTGACAATAAACTTGGATCAGTATATCTACATGCAGTTCTGGGCCCTGGGCCAGCGAGTTGGGCAGATGCCCCGTATGTCCAGTGTGGGCTCCAAGCGCGGCTTCTTCACCAAGTTGCCTCCTACAGAGAG GAGATACTTTAAGCGTGTGGTGCTGGCGGCCCGGACCAAGCGAGGGCACCTGGTTCTGAAGAGCTTCAAGGACACGCCGCTGGAGGGCCTGGAGCAGCTGCTGCCGGAGCTGAAGGTGCGCACGCCCACGCTACAGCGCGCGCTGCTCAACCTCACGCTGGTGGTCTCCGGGGTGGTGTTCTTCGTCAACGTGGGCATGGTGGTGTTGTCAGACCTCAAGATGGCCACCTCCCTTTTGCTGCTGCTCTTTGCGGCCTTCATGGGCCTGCGGGCCTCCAAG ATGTTCGGGCAGCGGCGCAGCGTGCAGGCGCTGGAGCTGGCGCACATGCTGTACTTCCGCAGCACGTCCAACAACTCGGAGCTGCTCAGCGCGCTGGCGCTGCGCGCGCAGGACGAGCACGCCAAGGAGGCGCTGCTGGCGCGCAGCTTCCTGGCCCGGCGGCCCGGGGGCGCGCACGGCCCGCCCGAAG agACCTCCAGGTGGCTGCAGTCGGAGGTGGAGAGCTGGCTTCTGGCCCAGTCAGGCTGTGACGTGGCCTTCAACGGAACCCGGGCCCTGGCTCACCTGCAAGCCCTTACCCCCAGCATAGGGCTGTACCCTCCCCCAGATTTCCCCAAACTAGATCCGCTGACTCCAGGCACTTCCGAGACACCCCGGGCCGCACCCAGCAGTAGCCACCCCTGA
- the Tmem143 gene encoding transmembrane protein 143 isoform X2 encodes MPRAGGAPRTMEHCPGAFWDVQFKVPLLPWGAQEFHSSPAEKAALEQFSAHVDFCTLFHYHHILAHLQALYDPINPDRETLDQPSLTDPQRLSNEQEVLRALEPLLAQANFSPLSEDALAYALVVHHPQDEVQVTINLDQYIYMQFWALGQRVGQMPRMSSVGSKRGFFTKLPPTERRYFKRVVLAARTKRGHLVLKSFKDTPLEGLEQLLPELKVRTPTLQRALLNLTLVVSGVVFFVNVGMVVLSDLKMATSLLLLLFAAFMGLRASKMFGQRRSVQALELAHMLYFRSTSNNSELLSALALRAQDEHAKEALLARSFLARRPGGAHGPPEETSRWLQSEVESWLLAQSGCDVAFNGTRALAHLQALTPSIGLYPPPDFPKLDPLTPGTSETPRAAPSSSHP; translated from the exons ATGCCCCGCGCTGGCGGGGCTCCGCGCACTATGGAGCACTGCCCTGGTGCCTTCTGGGATGTGCAATTCAAGGTCCCCTTACTTCCCTGGGGGGCGCAG GAATTCCACTCCAGCCCAGCAGAGAAAGCAGCCTTGGAACAGTTCTCAGCCCACGTGGACTTCTGCACCCTGTTCCACTACCACCACATCCTGGCCCACCTGCAG GCCTTGTATGACCCTATCAACCCCGACAGGGAGACCCTGGACCAGCCATCCCTCACGGACCCCCAGCGACTGTCCAATGAGCAGGAGGTGCTCCGGGCTCTGGAGCCTCTGCTGGCTCAGGCCAACTTCTCCCCACTGTCTGAGGACGCCCTGGCCTATGCACTGGTGGTCCACCACCCTCAGGACGAGGTCCAG GTGACAATAAACTTGGATCAGTATATCTACATGCAGTTCTGGGCCCTGGGCCAGCGAGTTGGGCAGATGCCCCGTATGTCCAGTGTGGGCTCCAAGCGCGGCTTCTTCACCAAGTTGCCTCCTACAGAGAG GAGATACTTTAAGCGTGTGGTGCTGGCGGCCCGGACCAAGCGAGGGCACCTGGTTCTGAAGAGCTTCAAGGACACGCCGCTGGAGGGCCTGGAGCAGCTGCTGCCGGAGCTGAAGGTGCGCACGCCCACGCTACAGCGCGCGCTGCTCAACCTCACGCTGGTGGTCTCCGGGGTGGTGTTCTTCGTCAACGTGGGCATGGTGGTGTTGTCAGACCTCAAGATGGCCACCTCCCTTTTGCTGCTGCTCTTTGCGGCCTTCATGGGCCTGCGGGCCTCCAAG ATGTTCGGGCAGCGGCGCAGCGTGCAGGCGCTGGAGCTGGCGCACATGCTGTACTTCCGCAGCACGTCCAACAACTCGGAGCTGCTCAGCGCGCTGGCGCTGCGCGCGCAGGACGAGCACGCCAAGGAGGCGCTGCTGGCGCGCAGCTTCCTGGCCCGGCGGCCCGGGGGCGCGCACGGCCCGCCCGAAG agACCTCCAGGTGGCTGCAGTCGGAGGTGGAGAGCTGGCTTCTGGCCCAGTCAGGCTGTGACGTGGCCTTCAACGGAACCCGGGCCCTGGCTCACCTGCAAGCCCTTACCCCCAGCATAGGGCTGTACCCTCCCCCAGATTTCCCCAAACTAGATCCGCTGACTCCAGGCACTTCCGAGACACCCCGGGCCGCACCCAGCAGTAGCCACCCCTGA